From a region of the Gammaproteobacteria bacterium genome:
- a CDS encoding chemotaxis protein CheA: MAMDDDAELLQDFLVEAGEILEQLNEQLVDLEQRPDDSELLNAVFRGFHTIKGGGSFLSLTALVEVCHRAEDVFNALRNGERKVDAKLMDVILPVLDVVNHQFDEIRAGEEPTPAEPALMAQLESLLHPSAEAEPDNSAATNNSPAADAPQEAAPAEPASADSLDAEFEAIIDAAQSAAPAPKANSDEISEDEFEALLDQLHGGGKPAGKPAADKDITKTSAPAAADDGEITDDEFEALLDQLHGGGKPTGSKAPAPAAAVKATPAAQDKVGAAKADTPAPVTASRTPAEKPEAAPEKVAVAATAVKEPPPQAETTVRVDTKRLDDIMNMVGELVLVRNRVATLGLAKRDDEMAMVVANLDVVTADLQAAVMKTRMQPIKKVFGRFPRVVRDLARNLKKEVNLELRGEETDLDKNLVEALADPLVHLVRNAVDHGIEMPDQREAAGKPRTGTVVLTAEQEGDHILLMIQDDGKGMNPNNLRQAAVAKGMMDQEAADRLEDRECYNLIFAPGFSTKVEISDVSGRGVGMDVVKTRISQLNGTVDVDSVEGRGSIIRIQVPLTLAIMPTLMVLLEKQIFALPLASVNEIFHLDLTRTNVIDGQLVVMVRDKALPLFYLRRWLVAGAQYEELPKAGHVVVVSIGAQRVGFVVDQLIGQEEVVIKPLGALLHGMKGLAGATITGDGRISLILDIPGLMQTYARRL; the protein is encoded by the coding sequence ATGGCAATGGATGATGATGCAGAATTGTTGCAGGATTTTCTGGTTGAGGCCGGAGAGATTCTTGAACAATTAAATGAGCAATTGGTCGATCTGGAGCAGCGACCGGATGACTCTGAACTGCTGAATGCGGTTTTTAGAGGTTTTCACACCATCAAGGGTGGTGGCAGCTTTTTGAGCCTCACTGCGCTGGTTGAGGTCTGTCATCGGGCGGAAGACGTGTTTAATGCGCTGCGTAATGGCGAGCGCAAGGTCGACGCGAAATTGATGGACGTGATCTTGCCGGTGCTGGACGTGGTCAATCATCAGTTTGATGAGATCCGGGCCGGCGAGGAGCCGACGCCCGCCGAACCTGCACTGATGGCGCAGCTTGAATCCTTGCTACACCCCAGCGCAGAGGCCGAGCCCGACAACAGTGCCGCAACGAACAATAGTCCCGCGGCTGACGCGCCACAGGAAGCGGCGCCGGCAGAACCAGCCAGCGCCGATTCACTGGACGCCGAGTTTGAGGCCATTATCGATGCGGCCCAATCCGCCGCTCCTGCCCCTAAGGCGAACAGCGATGAAATCAGCGAAGATGAATTCGAGGCGCTGCTCGACCAACTGCACGGTGGCGGAAAGCCGGCCGGTAAACCTGCCGCCGACAAGGACATAACAAAAACTAGCGCTCCGGCAGCGGCAGACGATGGCGAGATCACCGATGATGAATTCGAGGCCCTGCTGGATCAATTGCATGGTGGCGGGAAACCGACCGGCAGCAAAGCTCCGGCGCCCGCGGCTGCGGTAAAGGCGACACCGGCCGCGCAGGACAAGGTCGGCGCGGCGAAGGCCGACACTCCAGCACCCGTCACCGCCAGCCGTACACCGGCCGAAAAGCCGGAAGCGGCACCAGAGAAGGTGGCAGTCGCCGCAACGGCCGTGAAAGAACCGCCGCCGCAGGCAGAAACCACGGTGCGTGTCGACACCAAACGCCTGGACGACATCATGAATATGGTCGGTGAGCTGGTGCTGGTGCGCAATCGCGTTGCCACGCTCGGCCTGGCCAAGCGTGACGATGAAATGGCGATGGTGGTTGCCAATCTGGATGTGGTGACGGCCGACCTGCAGGCCGCGGTGATGAAGACCCGCATGCAGCCCATCAAAAAGGTATTTGGTCGTTTTCCACGCGTGGTGCGTGATCTGGCGCGCAACCTCAAGAAAGAGGTGAATCTCGAATTACGGGGCGAGGAAACCGATCTCGACAAGAATCTGGTCGAGGCCCTGGCGGACCCGTTGGTGCATCTGGTGCGCAATGCCGTCGACCATGGTATTGAAATGCCCGATCAGCGCGAGGCCGCCGGCAAGCCGCGCACCGGCACGGTGGTATTGACCGCCGAACAGGAAGGCGATCACATCCTGTTGATGATTCAGGACGATGGCAAGGGAATGAATCCGAACAATCTCCGTCAGGCCGCGGTCGCCAAGGGGATGATGGATCAGGAGGCGGCGGATCGGCTTGAAGACCGAGAGTGTTACAACCTGATATTCGCCCCGGGATTTTCCACCAAGGTAGAGATTTCCGATGTGTCCGGCCGTGGCGTCGGTATGGATGTGGTGAAAACCCGCATCAGTCAGCTCAACGGTACGGTCGATGTCGATTCGGTAGAGGGTCGTGGCAGCATCATTCGGATTCAGGTGCCGCTGACGCTGGCCATCATGCCGACCTTGATGGTGCTGCTGGAAAAACAGATTTTTGCCTTACCGCTGGCCAGCGTGAATGAAATATTCCATCTCGATCTGACCCGTACCAATGTGATCGATGGTCAGCTGGTGGTGATGGTGAGAGACAAGGCGCTGCCGCTGTTTTATCTGCGTCGCTGGCTGGTGGCGGGTGCCCAGTATGAGGAGCTGCCTAAGGCGGGTCATGTGGTGGTGGTGAGTATCGGCGCACAGCGGGTCGGTTTTGTGGTGGACCAGTTGATCGGTCAGGAAGAGGTGGTGATCAAGCCACTGGGTGCCCTGCTGCATGGAATGAAAGGCCTTGCCGGCGCCACGATTACCGGCGATGGCCGTATTTCATTGATTCTGGATATCCCGGGCCTGATGCAGACGTATGCCCGGAGGCTTTAA
- a CDS encoding chemotaxis response regulator CheY, with translation MKILIVDDFSTMRRIIKNLLRDLGYTNTQEADDGLTALPMLKGGNFDFLVTDWNMPGMQGIELLKEVRADASLASLPVLMVTAEQKREQIVEAAQAGVNGYIVKPFTAQTLKEKIDKIFERIEGGG, from the coding sequence ATGAAAATCCTCATTGTGGATGATTTTTCGACAATGAGGCGCATTATCAAAAATCTGCTACGCGACCTGGGTTATACCAATACCCAGGAGGCGGATGATGGCCTGACCGCACTGCCGATGTTGAAGGGTGGCAATTTTGACTTCCTGGTGACCGACTGGAACATGCCCGGCATGCAGGGGATCGAGCTGCTCAAAGAGGTCCGGGCAGACGCCAGTCTGGCAAGCCTTCCGGTGTTGATGGTGACCGCAGAACAAAAACGCGAACAGATCGTCGAGGCGGCACAGGCCGGGGTTAATGGCTACATCGTTAAGCCATTCACGGCACAAACACTCAAGGAAAAAATCGATAAGATTTTTGAGCGCATTGAAGGCGGGGGCTGA
- the flhF gene encoding flagellar biosynthesis protein FlhF yields MKIKRFFAKEMRQGIRQVREALGADAVILSNTRVNGGVEIVAAVDYDESLLQAETVGQDVLSNPASAPAGKKAAPRANPFAAESSLAADSVSISSAALPELKFSTLREQQHALGEIPRNSIDQPSLASRYASAPSDNASATSSSTSSTTYHDRPAKAAGHGYERIEWSQDPAILELKNELKDMRSLLEQQLSGLAWGELTRRDPLRAKLTRCLLELGLSPTICERVADAAGKHADFDNTWRHALAILAHSLPVDSTDFLEQGGVVALVGATGVGKTTTIAKLAARYALRHGSERVAMVTTDGYRIAAHEQLRTYGRILDIPVRIANNHDELVEALKLLSDRDLVLVDTAGMSQRDIRLTEQFQLIQKSAPSIKTYLVLSSTTHRAGLREITTAFGEAKLDGCILTKLDETTSLGGALSAVMEHELPVAYVSDGQRVPEDIHIARGHSLINQAVLIAQETNQALKQESLNLAFSGMVANAHG; encoded by the coding sequence ATGAAGATAAAGCGTTTTTTTGCGAAGGAGATGCGACAGGGGATTCGCCAGGTGCGTGAAGCACTGGGTGCCGACGCAGTCATTTTATCGAATACGCGGGTCAACGGGGGTGTGGAGATCGTGGCCGCGGTGGATTACGACGAATCACTGCTGCAGGCCGAGACGGTGGGGCAGGATGTGCTGAGCAACCCGGCGAGTGCGCCGGCAGGCAAAAAGGCAGCGCCCAGGGCGAATCCCTTCGCCGCTGAGTCGTCGCTGGCAGCGGACAGCGTGTCGATCAGTAGCGCCGCCTTGCCCGAGCTGAAATTTTCCACGCTGCGTGAGCAGCAACACGCGCTGGGCGAGATCCCCCGCAATAGCATTGATCAACCCTCCCTGGCCTCGCGTTACGCATCAGCACCCTCAGACAACGCATCAGCCACCTCTTCATCTACCTCTTCAACGACGTACCACGACCGACCGGCAAAGGCCGCTGGCCACGGTTATGAACGCATCGAGTGGTCGCAGGATCCGGCCATCCTGGAACTGAAAAATGAACTCAAGGACATGCGCAGCCTGCTGGAGCAGCAGCTGTCCGGCCTGGCCTGGGGCGAGCTGACGCGACGTGATCCGCTACGCGCAAAGCTGACCCGCTGCCTGCTGGAACTGGGCCTGAGCCCCACCATCTGCGAACGTGTCGCGGACGCCGCCGGCAAGCATGCAGACTTCGATAACACCTGGCGGCATGCGCTGGCCATCCTGGCCCATAGCCTGCCCGTCGACAGCACCGATTTTCTGGAGCAGGGTGGCGTGGTGGCACTGGTCGGCGCCACCGGCGTCGGCAAAACCACCACCATTGCCAAACTGGCGGCACGCTATGCCCTGCGTCATGGCAGCGAGCGCGTCGCCATGGTCACCACCGACGGCTATCGCATCGCGGCACACGAACAGCTGCGCACCTATGGCCGCATTCTCGATATCCCGGTGCGCATCGCCAACAACCACGATGAACTGGTGGAGGCATTGAAGCTATTGTCGGACCGCGATCTGGTGCTGGTGGATACCGCCGGCATGAGCCAGCGTGATATCCGCCTGACCGAGCAGTTCCAGCTCATCCAGAAGAGCGCGCCGAGCATCAAGACCTATCTGGTATTGTCCAGCACCACCCACCGCGCAGGGCTGCGTGAAATCACCACCGCCTTCGGTGAGGCAAAACTGGACGGCTGCATTCTGACAAAACTGGACGAGACCACCAGCCTGGGTGGCGCCCTGTCTGCGGTGATGGAACACGAATTGCCGGTCGCGTACGTGAGTGACGGACAGCGGGTGCCGGAGGATATTCATATTGCGCGAGGCCATAGCCTGATCAATCAGGCGGTGCTGATCGCACAGGAGACCAACCAGGCCCTGAAACAGGAATCTTTAAATCTAGCGTTTAGCGGGATGGTGGCAAATGCTCATGGCTGA
- a CDS encoding flagellar motor protein, giving the protein MDILSLVGLIVGFGAILGGQFLEGGHIGSLVNGPACLIVLGGTVGAVMLQTPFGIFMSSIKMMMWTLFPPKLRSEEAIQKIMEWSNIARKEGLLGLEDVAENETDPFAQKGLQLLVDGSEPEIIRRVMEVELDAKEHFGTEAAKVFENMGGYSPTIGIIGAVMGLIHVMQNLADPSKLGSGIATAFVATIYGVGLANLLFLPIAGKLKSQVHAQTQLHEMIVEGVISIAEGENPRNIETKLRGFVS; this is encoded by the coding sequence ATGGATATTTTAAGTCTCGTTGGATTAATCGTCGGCTTTGGTGCAATCCTCGGCGGCCAGTTCCTGGAAGGCGGGCATATCGGGTCCTTGGTTAATGGCCCGGCATGTCTGATTGTATTGGGGGGAACCGTCGGCGCGGTGATGTTGCAGACGCCGTTCGGCATATTCATGTCATCGATAAAGATGATGATGTGGACCCTGTTCCCGCCAAAATTGCGCAGCGAAGAGGCGATCCAGAAAATCATGGAGTGGAGCAATATCGCCAGAAAGGAAGGGCTGCTGGGTCTGGAGGATGTCGCTGAGAACGAAACCGATCCTTTTGCACAAAAGGGTTTGCAGCTCTTGGTGGATGGCAGCGAGCCGGAGATTATTCGCCGCGTAATGGAAGTGGAACTGGATGCCAAGGAACACTTCGGCACCGAGGCGGCCAAGGTGTTTGAGAATATGGGTGGCTACAGTCCGACCATCGGCATTATTGGCGCCGTTATGGGGCTGATCCATGTGATGCAGAACCTGGCCGATCCTTCCAAGCTGGGTTCCGGTATCGCTACGGCCTTTGTCGCCACTATCTATGGCGTCGGTCTGGCAAACCTGCTGTTCCTGCCCATCGCGGGAAAACTGAAATCACAGGTGCATGCCCAGACACAGCTGCACGAGATGATCGTGGAAGGCGTCATTTCCATTGCCGAGGGTGAGAACCCTCGCAACATCGAGACCAAGCTACGAGGCTTCGTGAGTTGA
- the flhA gene encoding flagellar biosynthesis protein FlhA, whose protein sequence is MNFTEFTASAQRLLKNGLGTPILLMMLLGMMVVPLPPFLLDIFFTFNISLALIIVLAAVYVKRPLDFAAFPTVILLATLLRLALNIASTRVVLLEGHTGTDAAGQVIRAFGEFVVGGNTAVGLVVFLILVIINFVVVTKGATRVAEVSARFTLDSMPGKQMAIDADLNAGMITQEQARARRDEVSQEADFYGSMDGAGKFVRGDAVAGILILVITIIGGLTVGMLQHDMGLADAAHNYTLLTIGDGLVAQIPALLLSTAAGLMVTRASTSSDMGGQVLAQLFNHPRALAITAGILAVMGVIPGMPNVAFLSFAALAGGAAYWIAQRNKRAEAQPLAAPAPVPSQESRELSWDDVEAVDMIGLEVGYRLIPMVDRSQGGQLMGRIKGVRKKLSQELGFLIPSVHIRDNLDLAPNAYRITLMGVPVGETEIQPERDMAINPGQVFGSIPGTPTKDPAFGLDAVWIESAQRDQAQSLGYTVVDSSTVVATHLSHILQEHAAEMLGHEEVQQLLDKLSKSAPKLVEDLVPKQLSLATVLKVLQSLLQEKIPIRDMRTIAETLAEHAPMSQDAGALTAASRVALGRSIVQQISGMGADLSVVTLDPTLEQILHQTLHGGAEGGGLEPGLAEKLHRSLVEETQRQEAAGRPAVLLVSQAVRTLMARFVRHSIPNLHVLAFNEIPDNKQVKIMATVGA, encoded by the coding sequence ATGAACTTTACTGAATTTACCGCATCGGCACAGCGCCTATTGAAGAACGGCCTGGGCACGCCCATTCTGTTGATGATGCTACTGGGCATGATGGTGGTGCCATTACCCCCGTTCCTGCTGGATATCTTTTTCACCTTCAATATTTCGCTGGCCCTGATCATTGTGCTGGCGGCGGTGTATGTGAAGCGGCCGCTGGATTTTGCCGCTTTCCCCACGGTGATCCTCTTGGCTACCTTGTTACGGTTAGCCCTGAATATCGCCTCGACCCGCGTGGTGCTGCTGGAAGGTCATACCGGCACCGATGCGGCGGGCCAGGTGATTCGGGCCTTTGGTGAATTTGTGGTGGGCGGTAACACCGCCGTCGGTCTGGTGGTGTTCCTGATTCTGGTGATCATCAACTTCGTGGTGGTTACCAAGGGCGCCACCCGCGTGGCGGAGGTGAGTGCGCGTTTTACCCTGGACTCCATGCCGGGCAAGCAGATGGCGATCGATGCCGACCTCAATGCCGGGATGATTACCCAGGAGCAGGCCAGGGCGCGCCGCGACGAGGTCTCGCAGGAGGCGGATTTTTACGGTTCCATGGACGGTGCGGGCAAGTTTGTCCGTGGTGACGCCGTGGCCGGCATCCTGATCCTGGTGATCACCATCATCGGCGGCCTGACGGTGGGGATGTTACAGCACGACATGGGCCTCGCCGACGCCGCCCATAACTACACCTTGCTGACCATCGGTGACGGCCTGGTGGCCCAGATTCCCGCCCTGCTGTTATCGACCGCAGCGGGCCTGATGGTGACGCGGGCCTCGACCTCCAGCGATATGGGCGGCCAGGTGCTGGCGCAGCTGTTCAACCATCCCCGGGCGCTGGCCATCACCGCCGGTATTCTGGCTGTCATGGGTGTGATTCCGGGTATGCCGAATGTGGCCTTTCTGTCGTTTGCCGCGCTTGCCGGTGGCGCCGCCTACTGGATCGCGCAGCGCAACAAAAGGGCCGAGGCCCAGCCGCTGGCCGCGCCGGCGCCGGTGCCCAGCCAGGAGAGCCGCGAATTGAGCTGGGATGACGTCGAGGCCGTCGACATGATCGGCCTGGAGGTGGGCTATCGGCTGATCCCCATGGTGGACCGTAGTCAGGGTGGTCAGTTGATGGGCCGCATCAAGGGCGTACGCAAGAAACTGTCGCAGGAGCTGGGTTTCCTGATCCCCTCGGTGCACATCCGCGACAACCTGGACCTGGCCCCCAATGCCTACCGGATCACCCTGATGGGGGTACCCGTGGGTGAGACCGAGATCCAGCCGGAGCGCGACATGGCCATCAATCCCGGCCAGGTGTTCGGTTCCATCCCGGGCACGCCGACCAAGGACCCCGCGTTCGGCCTGGATGCGGTGTGGATCGAATCGGCCCAGCGCGATCAGGCGCAGAGCCTCGGCTACACGGTGGTGGATTCCAGCACCGTGGTGGCGACCCATCTCAGCCACATCCTGCAGGAGCACGCCGCCGAGATGCTGGGCCATGAAGAGGTGCAGCAGCTGCTGGACAAGCTCAGCAAGTCCGCCCCCAAGCTGGTGGAAGATCTGGTGCCCAAACAGCTGTCGCTGGCGACGGTGTTGAAGGTGCTGCAGAGCCTGTTGCAGGAAAAGATCCCGATCCGCGATATGCGCACCATCGCCGAAACATTGGCGGAACACGCGCCCATGAGTCAAGACGCCGGCGCATTGACGGCCGCCTCGCGGGTCGCTCTGGGGCGCTCTATCGTTCAGCAGATCAGTGGAATGGGGGCCGATCTGTCGGTTGTCACCCTGGACCCAACTCTGGAACAGATATTGCATCAGACCCTGCACGGCGGCGCAGAGGGTGGTGGACTGGAGCCGGGGCTGGCAGAAAAACTGCACCGGTCCCTGGTCGAAGAGACCCAGCGTCAGGAAGCAGCGGGGCGCCCGGCGGTGTTATTGGTGTCGCAGGCGGTTCGGACACTGATGGCGCGTTTTGTCAGACACAGCATACCGAATCTGCATGTACTGGCATTTAACGAAATACCGGACAACAAACAGGTCAAGATCATGGCCACGGTGGGCGCCTAG
- a CDS encoding protein phosphatase CheZ, with amino-acid sequence MGGDVQENIEGVDEDILYRAEEMVRAMQEGNDRQAGELLQYISSARESGLYNEVGKMARGLHDALNTFCSETRIDELAEDEIPDARSRLRHVITLTQKSADRSLTAVENTLPRCDELSGKISELGKAWQNFKRREMSVEQFRELSTKLETFFSEAEEETSAIRSGLNEVMMAQDFQDLTGQIITRVIELVEEVEGNLVELVRLTGVRKTPSTTNDNDRAEAIKAEGPHVPGLGDNKVVNGQDDVDDLLSSLGF; translated from the coding sequence ATGGGGGGCGATGTGCAGGAAAATATTGAGGGAGTGGATGAGGATATCCTCTATCGTGCCGAGGAAATGGTGCGGGCGATGCAGGAGGGTAATGACAGGCAGGCAGGTGAGCTGTTGCAGTACATATCCAGTGCCCGTGAATCCGGACTGTATAACGAAGTCGGGAAAATGGCCCGTGGCCTGCACGATGCGTTAAACACATTTTGTTCAGAGACGCGCATTGATGAACTGGCGGAGGATGAAATTCCTGATGCGAGATCGCGTCTGCGTCATGTGATTACCCTGACGCAGAAATCGGCCGATCGGTCGCTGACCGCCGTCGAAAATACCTTGCCTCGCTGTGACGAACTGTCCGGCAAGATCAGTGAGCTGGGCAAGGCCTGGCAGAATTTCAAGCGCCGCGAGATGTCGGTAGAGCAGTTTCGTGAGCTGAGTACAAAACTGGAGACATTTTTCAGTGAGGCCGAGGAGGAAACCTCCGCCATCCGCAGCGGCCTGAATGAGGTCATGATGGCCCAGGATTTCCAGGACCTGACCGGACAGATTATCACCCGTGTCATTGAGCTGGTTGAAGAGGTTGAAGGCAACCTTGTCGAACTGGTTCGCCTGACCGGCGTGCGTAAGACGCCCTCGACGACGAATGATAATGACCGGGCAGAAGCAATCAAGGCCGAGGGTCCGCATGTCCCTGGCCTGGGTGACAACAAGGTTGTCAACGGACAAGATGATGTTGATGACCTGCTGTCGAGCCTTGGATTCTGA
- a CDS encoding MinD/ParA family protein: MAETIDQAAGLRRMVKPQPVRVIAVTSGKGGVGKTNVSVNLGISLASQGKDVMLMDADLGLANVDVMLGLQPKYDLSHVLSGERTLDEVMCTGPQGIKLVPASSGIQAMAELSTVQHAGVISAFSEISCPPDVLIVDTAAGISDNVVTFSRAAQEVVVVVCDEPASITDAYALIKLLNREYGIYRFRVVTNMVESAQDGRALYNKILRVTDRYLDVALDFMGIVPFDEFLRKAVQKQRAVVEAYPRSKSALAFKKLASRVDSWPVPASAGGQLEFFVERLIMASQHGTGASI, encoded by the coding sequence ATGGCTGAAACAATTGATCAAGCAGCAGGGTTGCGCCGCATGGTAAAACCGCAACCGGTGCGAGTGATCGCAGTAACCAGTGGTAAGGGCGGCGTGGGTAAAACCAATGTCTCCGTCAATCTCGGTATCAGCCTCGCCAGTCAGGGTAAGGACGTCATGCTGATGGATGCCGATCTGGGCCTGGCAAACGTGGATGTGATGTTAGGTCTACAGCCGAAATACGACCTGTCGCATGTGTTAAGCGGCGAACGCACCCTGGATGAGGTGATGTGCACCGGACCCCAGGGCATAAAACTGGTTCCTGCCTCGTCGGGCATTCAGGCCATGGCGGAGCTGAGCACCGTGCAACACGCCGGCGTGATCAGCGCCTTTAGTGAAATCAGTTGCCCACCCGACGTGTTGATCGTGGATACCGCGGCAGGCATCTCGGATAACGTGGTGACCTTCTCACGCGCCGCGCAGGAAGTGGTGGTGGTGGTGTGTGATGAGCCGGCCTCCATTACCGACGCCTATGCGTTGATCAAACTCCTCAATCGTGAATACGGCATTTACCGCTTTCGCGTGGTCACCAATATGGTGGAGAGCGCACAGGACGGACGCGCGCTGTATAACAAAATCCTGCGAGTGACGGATCGATATCTGGATGTGGCCCTGGATTTCATGGGGATTGTCCCGTTTGATGAATTTTTACGTAAGGCAGTACAGAAGCAAAGAGCGGTGGTAGAAGCCTACCCGCGCAGTAAATCAGCACTGGCATTCAAGAAACTTGCCAGTAGAGTCGATAGTTGGCCAGTGCCTGCGAGTGCTGGCGGTCAATTGGAATTTTTTGTTGAGAGGCTAATTATGGCCAGCCAGCACGGAACAGGAGCGTCGATATGA
- a CDS encoding RNA polymerase sigma factor FliA: MSGAVMYAEAQAYDQPFDQSIDFDSQVKQYAPLVKRIAYHLMARLPPSVQQDDLIQAGMIGLLEALRNYDATQGASFQTYARIRIRGAMLDEIRKNDWAPRSVHRKARMVAEVVRNIENSTGRDARDQEIARELDVSLEEYHRLLQEASGHRVFSYEELDVESHGGAESLTQKVSGPLEGLQTEDFRRSLADAIAGLPERERLVMTLYYDEELNLREIGSILGVSESRVCQIHSQAVIRLQSRMTHWVNGD; the protein is encoded by the coding sequence ATGAGTGGAGCTGTTATGTATGCCGAGGCACAAGCTTATGATCAACCCTTTGATCAGAGCATAGATTTTGACTCACAGGTAAAACAGTATGCGCCACTGGTGAAACGCATTGCGTATCACCTGATGGCACGCCTGCCACCCAGCGTGCAACAGGATGATCTCATCCAGGCGGGGATGATCGGCCTGTTGGAGGCATTGCGAAATTATGATGCCACCCAGGGGGCCAGTTTCCAGACCTACGCACGCATCCGTATTCGCGGCGCCATGCTGGATGAGATTCGCAAGAATGACTGGGCACCACGCTCCGTGCATCGCAAGGCAAGAATGGTGGCCGAGGTGGTGCGCAATATCGAAAACAGCACCGGACGTGATGCCCGCGACCAGGAAATCGCCAGGGAACTGGATGTGTCGCTGGAGGAATACCATCGGTTATTGCAGGAGGCCAGCGGTCACCGGGTGTTCAGTTATGAAGAACTGGATGTCGAGTCGCATGGTGGCGCGGAATCCCTAACGCAAAAGGTATCGGGTCCCCTGGAAGGGCTGCAAACAGAAGATTTCAGACGCAGCCTTGCCGATGCGATTGCCGGCCTGCCGGAACGCGAACGGCTGGTGATGACCCTGTATTACGATGAAGAGTTAAACCTGCGCGAAATTGGCTCGATCCTGGGCGTGAGTGAATCGCGTGTTTGCCAGATTCACAGCCAGGCGGTGATTCGTCTCCAGTCACGAATGACGCATTGGGTCAATGGCGACTGA
- a CDS encoding chemotaxis response regulator protein-glutamate methylesterase produces MTVRVLVVDDSRFFRRRVTEMLESDPQIKVIDTAENGLDAVSKASRLKPDVITMDVEMPVMDGITATRKIMAASPTAILMFSSLTTDGAKSTLDALEAGAVDFLPKRFEDISNDRDEARRLLCERVRAVGTRRRPSFSTAAATPARPVPSRTVPGAALTSGQQKLSTSPTPVHRSSGAGFPKGSIQLVAIGTSTGGPVALQNVLKQLPANFPVPILLIQHMPGSFTKAFADRLNGLCDITVREAQDGDELEPGLALLAPGGQQMIVEKRGGRGFVKITDSEPGQNYKPCVNVTFTSVAKNYPGVVLAIVLTGMGADGREGARLIKQGGSRIWAQDEASCVVYGMPAAVIDAGLADQILPLDNVGKSLADSI; encoded by the coding sequence ATGACCGTGCGTGTATTGGTGGTCGATGACTCGCGATTTTTCCGGCGCCGCGTTACCGAGATGCTGGAGTCCGATCCGCAGATCAAGGTGATCGACACGGCGGAAAATGGTCTGGATGCGGTCAGCAAGGCATCACGACTCAAACCGGATGTGATTACCATGGATGTGGAAATGCCCGTCATGGATGGCATTACCGCGACCCGCAAGATTATGGCTGCGAGTCCCACCGCCATTCTGATGTTTTCCTCGCTGACCACCGATGGCGCCAAATCAACCCTGGATGCGCTGGAGGCGGGCGCCGTCGATTTTCTGCCGAAACGCTTCGAGGATATCTCCAATGATCGTGATGAGGCGCGGCGGCTGTTATGCGAGCGCGTGCGGGCGGTGGGTACCCGGCGCCGTCCCTCTTTTTCGACCGCAGCTGCGACCCCGGCGCGTCCCGTTCCATCGAGAACCGTGCCGGGTGCTGCATTGACCTCAGGTCAGCAAAAGTTATCGACAAGTCCAACCCCGGTGCACAGATCATCCGGGGCGGGTTTTCCAAAAGGCAGCATACAGCTGGTTGCCATCGGCACCTCAACCGGTGGCCCCGTGGCCCTGCAGAATGTGCTGAAGCAACTGCCGGCGAATTTTCCGGTACCTATCCTGCTGATCCAGCATATGCCGGGCAGTTTCACCAAGGCCTTCGCCGATCGCCTGAATGGTTTATGCGACATCACTGTGCGCGAGGCACAGGATGGAGATGAACTGGAACCGGGTCTGGCACTACTGGCGCCAGGCGGTCAACAGATGATCGTGGAGAAACGCGGTGGTCGTGGTTTTGTGAAGATCACCGACAGTGAGCCGGGGCAGAATTACAAACCCTGTGTCAATGTCACCTTCACCTCGGTGGCCAAAAATTATCCGGGCGTGGTGTTGGCGATTGTGCTCACCGGTATGGGCGCGGACGGCAGGGAAGGCGCAAGGTTGATCAAGCAGGGCGGTTCCAGAATATGGGCGCAGGACGAGGCGTCGTGCGTGGTCTATGGAATGCCGGCGGCCGTCATCGATGCGGGTCTGGCTGATCAGATTTTGCCGCTGGACAATGTTGGCAAGTCATTGGCTGACAGTATCTAG